The following coding sequences are from one Achromobacter sp. B7 window:
- a CDS encoding HAMP domain-containing sensor histidine kinase, with amino-acid sequence MKRFTLTQRLSAVFAMLLLACCGASAWLQIAANSRYEQEVVQRLSSGLAQHIAGTTELMDANGWKPDAVRSLFDMLMAVNPAVEVYLLSNDGRIVGDAAPAGQIKRAQVDLAPVKHLLAGGMLPIVGDDPRSQDGQKVFSAAPVRVGGQEKGYVYVVLQGQAHDALAMAVSRSSVLRTTLWSIALVALLGLVAGLTAFALITRPLRELTRAVRAFEGDDGKALAALGRPGDDTDTSQDEISVLRRSFVQMGRRISDQWRELTRQDQQRRDLVANISHDLRTPLTSLHGYLETLRLKEDTLNPGERRRYLDIALGQSRKVGRLAQELFELARLESGLVRLEPETFSLPELVQDVMQKFELAAEARQQQLSTDIPQALPLVRADLGLIERVLTNLLDNAIRHSPPGSRIDLQLGVAQNRVQVQVSDTGQGIPEELRTGLFTRASALNRGPRDGGGLGLVIVQRILQLHQSEIRLVERPEPGAVFQFDLSAAR; translated from the coding sequence ATGAAACGATTTACCTTGACCCAACGCCTGTCCGCCGTGTTCGCGATGCTGCTGCTGGCGTGCTGCGGCGCATCGGCGTGGTTGCAGATCGCCGCCAACTCCCGCTATGAACAAGAGGTGGTGCAGCGCCTGTCCAGCGGGCTGGCACAACACATCGCGGGCACCACGGAATTGATGGATGCCAACGGCTGGAAGCCCGACGCCGTGCGTTCGCTGTTCGACATGCTGATGGCGGTGAACCCGGCCGTGGAGGTCTATCTGCTGTCCAACGACGGGCGCATCGTGGGCGATGCCGCGCCGGCCGGCCAGATCAAGCGCGCGCAGGTGGACCTGGCCCCGGTCAAGCATCTGCTGGCGGGCGGCATGCTGCCGATCGTGGGCGACGACCCGCGCAGCCAGGACGGCCAAAAGGTGTTCAGCGCTGCGCCGGTGCGCGTGGGCGGGCAGGAAAAAGGTTATGTCTACGTGGTGCTGCAAGGGCAGGCGCACGACGCGCTGGCGATGGCGGTGTCGCGTAGTTCCGTGTTGCGCACCACGTTGTGGTCGATTGCGCTGGTGGCCTTGTTGGGGCTGGTGGCGGGCTTGACGGCGTTTGCGCTGATCACGCGGCCACTGCGCGAGTTGACGCGAGCGGTACGCGCATTCGAGGGCGATGACGGCAAGGCGCTGGCCGCCCTGGGCCGCCCGGGCGATGACACCGACACCAGCCAGGACGAGATCTCGGTGTTGCGCCGCAGCTTTGTGCAGATGGGTCGACGCATTTCCGACCAATGGCGCGAACTGACGCGGCAGGACCAGCAGCGGCGCGATCTGGTGGCCAATATCTCGCATGACCTGCGCACGCCGCTGACGTCGTTGCATGGCTATCTGGAAACGCTGCGCCTGAAAGAAGACACCCTGAACCCCGGCGAACGGCGCCGCTATCTGGACATCGCGCTGGGGCAAAGCCGCAAGGTGGGGCGTCTGGCGCAAGAGCTCTTCGAACTGGCGCGGCTGGAGTCCGGGCTGGTGCGGCTGGAGCCAGAAACGTTTTCCTTGCCGGAACTGGTGCAGGACGTCATGCAAAAGTTCGAGCTTGCCGCCGAGGCGCGCCAGCAACAGCTAAGCACCGACATTCCGCAGGCACTGCCGCTGGTGCGGGCAGACCTGGGGCTGATCGAACGCGTGCTGACCAACCTGCTGGACAACGCCATCCGGCACAGCCCGCCGGGCAGCCGCATCGATTTGCAGCTGGGCGTGGCGCAGAACCGGGTGCAGGTGCAGGTCAGCGATACGGGCCAGGGCATACCGGAAGAACTGCGCACGGGCTTGTTTACGCGCGCCTCGGCGCTGAACCGCGGGCCGCGCGATGGCGGCGGCTTGGGGCTGGTAATCGTGCAGCGCATCCTGCAACTGCACCAAAGCGAGATCCGGCTGGTGGAACGCCCGGAGCCGGGCGCGGTGTTTCAGTTTGATCTGTCGGCGGCGCGATAG
- a CDS encoding response regulator transcription factor, giving the protein MDTPRRVLIVEDDAHIAELLRLHLRDEGYEVEHAADGNDGMRRLEEGNWDALVLDLMLPGIDGLEICKRARAMARYTPIIITSARSSEVHRILGLELGADDYLAKPFSMLELVARVRALLRRSSAIERNARIDAGSLAVHGVSIDPIARTVDVDDRRLDLTPREFDLLHFFARHPDKVFSRMDLLNHVWGYQHEGYEHTVNTHINRLRTKIEADPSDPRRILTVWGRGYKFAAEPGAAGGPT; this is encoded by the coding sequence ATGGACACCCCCCGCCGCGTGTTGATTGTTGAAGACGACGCCCACATTGCCGAATTGCTGCGCCTGCACCTGCGCGACGAAGGCTACGAGGTGGAACACGCCGCCGACGGCAACGACGGCATGCGTCGCCTGGAAGAGGGCAACTGGGACGCGCTGGTGCTGGACCTGATGCTGCCCGGCATCGACGGTCTGGAAATCTGCAAGCGCGCGCGGGCCATGGCGCGCTACACCCCCATCATCATCACCAGCGCCCGGTCGTCCGAGGTGCATCGCATCCTGGGCCTGGAACTGGGCGCCGACGACTATCTGGCCAAGCCGTTTTCAATGCTGGAACTGGTGGCGCGCGTGCGGGCCTTGCTGCGCCGAAGCAGCGCCATCGAACGCAATGCGCGCATCGACGCCGGCAGCCTGGCGGTGCACGGGGTGTCCATTGACCCGATTGCGCGCACGGTGGACGTGGACGACCGCCGGCTGGACCTGACGCCGCGCGAATTCGACCTGCTGCATTTCTTTGCGCGCCATCCCGACAAGGTGTTTTCCAGGATGGACTTGCTGAATCACGTGTGGGGCTATCAGCACGAAGGCTACGAACACACGGTCAACACGCATATCAACCGGCTGCGCACGAAAATCGAAGCCGACCCGTCCGACCCCCGCCGCATCCTGACGGTGTGGGGCCGGGGCTATAAATTCGCCGCCGAACCGGGCGCTGCCGGAGGCCCGACATGA
- a CDS encoding cytochrome b/b6 domain-containing protein, whose amino-acid sequence MMASPAPHISPAARPRGVIHPGWLRIMHWLNALAVVLMVMSGWRIYNAAPFFDFAFPNNITLGGWLGGALQWHFAGMWLLFFNGLLYLTLNLATGRLRRKFFPVSPRGVATDLNAALHGKLSHGDLRHYNQVQKLAYLFVMVDIAVLVLSGLVLWKSVQFSMLRDLMGGYEFARRIHFVAMALLVAFVAVHLVMVALVPRSLIAMIRGK is encoded by the coding sequence ATGATGGCAAGCCCCGCCCCCCACATTTCCCCCGCCGCCCGGCCTCGCGGCGTCATCCACCCCGGCTGGCTGCGCATCATGCACTGGCTCAATGCCCTGGCGGTGGTGTTGATGGTCATGAGCGGATGGCGCATTTATAACGCCGCCCCGTTCTTTGACTTTGCCTTTCCCAACAACATCACCCTGGGCGGCTGGCTGGGCGGCGCGCTGCAATGGCACTTTGCCGGCATGTGGCTGCTGTTTTTCAACGGCCTGCTGTACCTGACGCTGAACCTGGCCACCGGCCGGTTGCGGCGCAAATTCTTCCCCGTCAGCCCGCGCGGCGTCGCCACGGACCTGAACGCGGCCTTGCACGGCAAGCTGTCCCACGGCGACCTGCGCCACTACAACCAGGTGCAAAAGCTGGCCTACCTGTTCGTCATGGTCGATATCGCCGTGCTGGTCTTGTCCGGCCTGGTGCTGTGGAAGTCCGTGCAGTTCAGCATGCTGCGCGACTTGATGGGCGGCTATGAATTCGCGCGCCGCATCCACTTTGTCGCCATGGCCCTGCTGGTGGCGTTCGTGGCGGTGCATCTGGTGATGGTGGCGCTGGTGCCCCGTAGCCTGATCGCCATGATCCGCGGCAAATAA
- a CDS encoding molybdopterin-binding protein — MSQKKRLSLLGLDGAAILKEARNLLARRVEQPSRRAFLRNSLTLGGVAMLSGCSLSDDENVEKALTSVSRFNDRVQGWLFDPNKLAPTYPESMITRPFPFNAYYGIDEVRHVQEESYRLEVTGMVADKRQWRLEELRAMAQVDQVTRHICVEGWSAIGKWGGVPFSTFLKRVGADLTAKYVGFKCADDYYTSIDMPTALHPQTILALTYDGKTLPPEYGFPMKLRMPTKLGYKNPKHIQAIFVTNTYPGGYWEDQGYNWFGGS, encoded by the coding sequence ATGAGCCAAAAGAAACGCTTGTCGCTGCTGGGCCTGGACGGCGCGGCCATTCTGAAAGAAGCCAGGAACCTGCTTGCCCGGCGCGTCGAGCAGCCGTCGCGCCGCGCCTTCCTGCGCAACAGCCTGACGCTGGGTGGCGTGGCGATGCTGTCCGGGTGTTCGCTGTCGGACGACGAAAACGTGGAAAAGGCGCTGACATCGGTGTCGCGCTTCAACGACCGCGTACAGGGCTGGCTGTTCGACCCGAACAAGCTGGCGCCCACCTATCCGGAATCCATGATTACCCGGCCGTTTCCCTTCAACGCGTACTACGGCATCGACGAAGTGCGCCACGTGCAAGAGGAATCGTACCGCCTGGAAGTGACCGGCATGGTGGCCGACAAGCGCCAATGGCGCCTGGAAGAACTGCGCGCCATGGCGCAGGTGGACCAGGTAACGCGCCACATTTGCGTGGAAGGCTGGAGCGCCATCGGCAAATGGGGCGGCGTGCCCTTCTCAACCTTTCTGAAACGTGTCGGCGCGGACCTGACGGCCAAGTACGTCGGCTTCAAATGCGCGGACGACTACTACACCAGCATCGACATGCCCACGGCGCTGCACCCGCAGACCATCCTGGCGCTGACCTATGACGGCAAGACGTTGCCCCCCGAGTACGGCTTCCCCATGAAGCTGCGCATGCCTACCAAGCTTGGCTACAAGAACCCCAAGCATATACAGGCCATTTTCGTCACCAACACCTACCCAGGCGGTTACTGGGAGGACCAGGGCTACAACTGGTTCGGCGGAAGCTAG
- the msrB gene encoding peptide-methionine (R)-S-oxide reductase MsrB translates to MTLNRRHFLTLGGAAALAAGLAPWLTPRNASAGTAAAASFPYALTDEQWRARLTPAQYQVLRREGTERPYTSPLNDEHRTGTFSCAGCEQHLFSSSTKFDSRTGWPSFWQPLPNAVGETRDTGFGMVRTAVHCANCGGHLGHVFDDGPRPTGLRYCMNGVAMTFAAQG, encoded by the coding sequence ATGACTTTGAACCGCAGACACTTCCTGACGCTGGGCGGCGCCGCCGCGCTTGCCGCGGGTCTGGCCCCCTGGCTGACCCCGCGTAACGCCTCGGCCGGCACCGCCGCCGCTGCCTCCTTTCCCTACGCGTTGACCGACGAGCAATGGCGCGCCCGGTTGACGCCCGCGCAATACCAGGTGTTGCGCCGCGAGGGCACCGAACGCCCCTACACCAGCCCGTTGAACGACGAACACCGCACCGGCACGTTTTCGTGCGCCGGCTGCGAGCAGCACCTGTTCTCGTCCAGCACCAAATTCGACAGCCGCACCGGCTGGCCCAGCTTCTGGCAGCCACTGCCCAACGCCGTGGGCGAAACGCGCGACACCGGCTTCGGCATGGTCCGCACCGCCGTGCACTGCGCCAACTGCGGTGGGCACCTGGGCCACGTCTTTGATGACGGCCCCCGCCCCACCGGCCTGCGGTACTGCATGAACGGGGTCGCCATGACCTTTGCCGCACAGGGCTGA
- the msrA gene encoding peptide-methionine (S)-S-oxide reductase MsrA: protein MNFQAKKFCAALAAACGLLAAGAGASRAAETAFIIPAPSVDDAQAAAAQEKAVIAGGCFWGVQAVFQHVKGVSNAVSGYAGGKADTANYDTVSGGRSGHAEAVEITYDPKQVSYGQLLQIYFSVAHDPTQLNRQGPDRGTQYRSTVFPANDGQRKVAEAYIAQLNKTGVYSKPLATTVEPLQAFYPAEGYHQDYLVRNPNSMYIVINDVPKVENLAKTFPDKYRDKPVLVGANGK, encoded by the coding sequence ATGAACTTCCAAGCCAAAAAATTCTGCGCCGCGCTTGCCGCCGCGTGCGGCCTGCTGGCAGCGGGCGCGGGTGCTTCCCGCGCCGCTGAAACCGCGTTCATTATCCCCGCCCCGTCTGTCGACGACGCCCAGGCCGCCGCCGCGCAAGAAAAGGCCGTCATCGCCGGCGGCTGCTTCTGGGGCGTGCAGGCCGTGTTCCAGCATGTCAAAGGCGTCAGCAACGCCGTCTCGGGCTACGCCGGCGGCAAGGCTGACACGGCCAACTACGACACCGTCAGCGGCGGCCGCTCGGGCCACGCCGAAGCCGTCGAGATCACCTACGACCCCAAGCAGGTCAGCTACGGGCAGCTGCTGCAAATCTACTTTTCCGTCGCCCACGACCCCACGCAACTGAACCGCCAGGGCCCCGACCGTGGCACGCAATATCGATCCACGGTGTTCCCGGCGAATGACGGGCAGCGCAAAGTGGCCGAAGCCTATATCGCGCAGCTGAACAAGACCGGCGTGTATTCCAAGCCATTGGCCACCACTGTGGAACCGCTGCAAGCGTTCTACCCTGCCGAGGGCTATCACCAGGATTACCTGGTGCGTAATCCGAACAGCATGTACATCGTGATCAACGACGTGCCCAAGGTGGAAAATCTGGCGAAGACGTTCCCGGATAAATATCGCGACAAGCCGGTGCTGGTGGGCGCGAACGGCAAGTAA
- a CDS encoding transcriptional regulator codes for MEANVVAGVEFASTGGKGIPQSGAIHIQLLGPMAIRRAGVALPLPPSRKLRALVAYLALATHPVSRAYLCELLWDLPNDPRGELRWCLSKARPLLDDADQRRVQAAQDSVTLDLHDCHVDGVDIEEAMRQGIGNVGVEPLRAMAALFVGEFLEGLHIRSCPMFDSWLVAQRRRFRACQAAVLEHLAALLPDGSEERYDCLDKWLRLAPFDRHAHMLMLQSLSARKQLREGEEHVAAAIRAFEDEGLDWRPLRDAWSQLRRQLGRAPSDPPEPPAGLGRAVLAAQAEGSKDHTGRASIAVMPFADASAPGGVRGGLGDGLAYDIITRLAKLRSLFVIAQGTVFALDQRSVGPEEAGRTLSVDFVVSGLLRRHAKRIVVDVALVEARTARIVWAETFDHPMDDAFVALDDIGNRIVASVDIEIESAERERAILTPPNSLDAWSAHHRGLWHMYRFNRADNARARHFFELALRLDPTYSRAYAGLSFTHWQDAFQRWGEQNSSVDLAYKAAGQSLIADDRDPAAHWAMGRALWLRGSQEPSLSELQRAVDLSPNFALGHYTLGFVHCQSGDAQAAIGSADHSRHLSPFDPLMFGMLAVRALALVRLGRVAEAADWAVKAAMRPNAHVHILAIAAHCLALADRQDEALAFVALIHQSNPAYGISNFLDAFRLTPDTQALFKNAARRIGFE; via the coding sequence GTGGAGGCCAACGTGGTAGCCGGCGTGGAATTCGCGTCGACCGGGGGGAAGGGTATTCCCCAGAGCGGCGCCATTCATATCCAGCTGCTGGGGCCGATGGCGATCCGCCGCGCGGGCGTGGCCCTGCCGCTGCCGCCATCGCGCAAGCTGCGCGCGCTGGTGGCATACCTGGCGCTGGCCACGCACCCGGTGTCCCGGGCATATCTGTGCGAACTGCTCTGGGACCTGCCGAACGATCCGCGCGGCGAGCTTCGTTGGTGCCTCAGCAAGGCGCGCCCGTTGCTGGACGACGCGGACCAACGCCGCGTGCAGGCCGCGCAAGACAGCGTGACGCTGGACCTGCACGACTGCCACGTGGATGGGGTCGACATTGAAGAGGCGATGCGGCAGGGTATCGGCAACGTGGGTGTGGAACCGTTGCGCGCGATGGCGGCGCTGTTCGTCGGAGAATTCCTGGAGGGGCTGCACATCCGGTCCTGCCCGATGTTCGATAGCTGGCTGGTGGCGCAGCGGCGGCGGTTCAGGGCATGCCAGGCCGCGGTGTTGGAACATTTGGCGGCGCTGCTGCCGGACGGCTCTGAAGAGCGCTACGACTGCCTGGACAAATGGTTGCGCCTGGCGCCGTTCGATCGCCACGCGCACATGCTGATGCTGCAATCGCTCAGTGCGCGAAAGCAGCTTCGCGAAGGCGAAGAACACGTGGCCGCCGCGATTCGCGCGTTTGAAGACGAAGGGCTGGACTGGCGACCGTTGCGCGATGCGTGGAGCCAATTGAGGCGGCAATTGGGGCGGGCGCCATCCGACCCGCCTGAACCGCCGGCTGGCTTGGGCAGGGCGGTGCTTGCCGCGCAGGCAGAAGGCAGCAAGGATCACACCGGTCGCGCCTCGATTGCCGTGATGCCGTTCGCGGACGCGTCAGCACCTGGCGGGGTGCGGGGCGGCCTGGGCGATGGCCTGGCTTACGACATCATCACGCGATTGGCAAAGCTGCGTAGCCTGTTCGTCATTGCGCAGGGCACCGTGTTTGCCCTGGATCAGCGCAGCGTGGGGCCTGAAGAGGCCGGGCGGACGCTGAGTGTGGACTTCGTGGTCAGCGGCTTGCTGCGACGGCACGCCAAGCGGATCGTCGTTGACGTGGCGCTGGTCGAGGCGCGCACCGCGCGCATCGTGTGGGCGGAAACGTTCGATCACCCGATGGACGACGCCTTTGTGGCGCTGGACGACATCGGCAACCGGATCGTCGCCTCGGTCGACATCGAAATTGAATCCGCCGAGCGCGAGCGCGCTATCCTTACGCCGCCGAATTCGCTGGACGCCTGGTCGGCCCATCATCGCGGCCTGTGGCACATGTACCGGTTCAACCGGGCGGATAACGCGCGGGCAAGGCATTTCTTCGAGTTGGCGCTGCGGCTGGATCCCACGTATTCGCGGGCGTACGCCGGGCTGTCGTTCACGCATTGGCAGGACGCATTCCAACGTTGGGGCGAGCAAAATTCGTCGGTCGATCTCGCGTACAAAGCGGCCGGCCAGAGCCTGATCGCCGACGACCGGGACCCCGCTGCGCATTGGGCCATGGGTCGGGCGCTGTGGCTGCGCGGCAGCCAGGAGCCGTCATTGTCGGAATTGCAGCGCGCCGTGGACCTGAGCCCGAACTTTGCGTTGGGCCACTACACCTTGGGTTTTGTCCATTGCCAATCCGGCGACGCGCAGGCGGCGATTGGCTCTGCCGATCATTCGCGCCATCTGAGCCCCTTCGATCCCTTGATGTTCGGCATGCTGGCGGTTCGCGCGCTGGCTTTGGTGCGGTTGGGCCGGGTCGCCGAGGCCGCCGACTGGGCAGTCAAGGCGGCCATGCGTCCCAACGCTCACGTGCACATCCTGGCAATCGCCGCGCACTGCCTGGCGCTGGCCGACAGGCAGGACGAGGCGCTGGCGTTTGTGGCGCTCATTCATCAGTCGAATCCCGCCTATGGCATCTCAAATTTCCTGGACGCGTTCCGCCTGACGCCCGACACGCAAGCCCTGTTCAAGAATGCCGCCAGGCGAATCGGCTTCGAGTGA
- a CDS encoding class I SAM-dependent methyltransferase: MSPTDIAAVPLAPVAAPPDLAAVKTRQQATWSCGDYAVVGTTLQIVGEQLCEAMDVRAGQKVLDVAAGNGNASLAAARRWCEVVATDYVPALLSRARERAAAERLKIEFQEADAEALPFAPGSFDAVMSTFGVMFTADQDKAAAELVRVCRAGGKIGMANWTPEGFVGQIFKTIGKHVPPPAGVKSPALWGTRARIDEMFGAHAKAIQAEPRHFVFRYRSPAHWLQVFKSYYGPVLKAFSILEPAAQAALESDLIAQIDRFNRSGDAGVVVPSEYLEIVITRQ; this comes from the coding sequence ATGTCCCCAACCGATATTGCCGCCGTTCCTCTTGCGCCGGTTGCCGCGCCGCCCGATCTGGCCGCCGTAAAAACCCGCCAGCAAGCCACCTGGTCTTGCGGTGACTACGCCGTGGTCGGCACCACGCTTCAGATCGTCGGCGAACAACTGTGCGAGGCGATGGATGTGCGCGCCGGGCAAAAGGTGCTTGATGTGGCGGCCGGTAACGGCAATGCGTCGCTGGCAGCGGCGCGGCGTTGGTGCGAGGTCGTCGCCACCGACTATGTGCCCGCGCTGTTGAGCCGAGCCCGCGAACGCGCCGCCGCCGAACGGCTGAAGATCGAGTTTCAGGAAGCCGACGCCGAAGCCCTGCCTTTCGCGCCCGGCAGCTTCGACGCCGTCATGTCCACCTTCGGCGTGATGTTCACGGCCGACCAGGACAAGGCCGCCGCCGAATTGGTGCGTGTCTGCCGTGCAGGCGGCAAAATCGGCATGGCCAACTGGACGCCGGAGGGCTTCGTGGGCCAGATTTTCAAGACGATCGGCAAGCACGTCCCCCCGCCGGCCGGCGTCAAATCGCCCGCGCTGTGGGGCACCCGCGCGCGTATCGACGAGATGTTCGGCGCACATGCCAAGGCGATCCAAGCGGAACCGCGACATTTCGTTTTCCGGTATCGCTCGCCGGCGCACTGGCTGCAAGTCTTCAAAAGCTATTACGGCCCGGTCCTCAAGGCGTTTTCCATACTGGAGCCCGCCGCGCAAGCCGCCCTGGAAAGCGACCTGATA